The following proteins come from a genomic window of Kitasatospora sp. NBC_01246:
- the bldC gene encoding developmental transcriptional regulator BldC, which produces MTARTPDAEPLLTPAEVATMFRVDPKTVTRWAKAGKLTSIRTLGGHRRYREAEVRALLAGIPAQRTEA; this is translated from the coding sequence ATGACCGCTCGTACCCCTGATGCTGAACCCCTGCTGACGCCGGCAGAGGTCGCCACCATGTTCCGCGTGGACCCGAAGACGGTTACCCGCTGGGCCAAGGCAGGCAAGCTCACGTCCATTCGCACGCTTGGCGGGCACCGTCGTTACCGCGAGGCGGAGGTGCGCGCCCTGCTGGCCGGTATTCCCGCCCAGCGAACCGAGGCCTGA
- the purM gene encoding phosphoribosylformylglycinamidine cyclo-ligase, whose product MTTNQNGATYAAAGVDIEAGDRAVELMKQWVKKASRPEVVGGIGGFAGLFDASAFKRYERPLLASATDGVGTKVAIAAAMDKHDTIGHDLVGMVVDDLVVCGAEPLFMTDYICVGKVVPERVAAIVKGIAEGCALAGCALVGGETAEHPGLLGPDEYDVAGAGTGVVEADALLGADRVRAGDVVIAMAASGLHSNGYSLVRHVLLNEAGWKLDRKVEEFGRTLGEELLEPTRIYSLDCLALTRATEVHAFSHVTGGGLAANLARVIPDGLHARLDRGTWTPLPVFQTVAEVGKVATLEIEKTLNMGVGMVAVVPPHSVDVVLSILEDRGVESWLLGDIVERSGEHEGGAALYNAYEAFTAG is encoded by the coding sequence GTGACCACGAACCAGAACGGCGCCACCTACGCCGCCGCCGGCGTCGACATCGAGGCGGGCGACCGCGCCGTCGAGCTCATGAAGCAGTGGGTGAAGAAGGCCAGCCGCCCCGAGGTGGTCGGCGGCATCGGCGGTTTCGCCGGGCTCTTCGACGCGTCCGCCTTCAAGCGCTACGAGCGGCCGCTGCTGGCCTCGGCCACCGACGGCGTGGGGACGAAGGTCGCCATCGCCGCCGCCATGGACAAGCACGACACCATCGGCCACGACCTGGTCGGCATGGTCGTGGACGACCTGGTGGTCTGCGGCGCCGAGCCGCTGTTCATGACCGACTACATCTGCGTCGGCAAGGTCGTGCCGGAGCGGGTCGCCGCGATCGTCAAGGGCATCGCGGAGGGCTGCGCGCTCGCCGGCTGCGCCCTGGTCGGCGGCGAGACGGCCGAGCACCCGGGCCTGCTCGGCCCGGACGAGTACGACGTGGCGGGCGCCGGCACCGGTGTGGTCGAGGCGGACGCCCTGCTGGGCGCCGACCGCGTCCGCGCGGGCGACGTGGTGATCGCGATGGCCGCCTCCGGCCTGCACTCCAACGGCTACTCGCTGGTGCGCCACGTGCTGCTGAACGAGGCCGGCTGGAAGCTGGACCGCAAGGTCGAGGAGTTCGGCCGCACGCTCGGCGAGGAGCTGCTGGAGCCGACCCGGATCTACTCGCTGGACTGCCTGGCGCTCACCCGGGCCACCGAGGTGCACGCCTTCTCGCACGTGACCGGCGGCGGCCTGGCGGCCAACCTGGCACGGGTGATCCCGGACGGCCTGCACGCCCGCCTGGACCGCGGTACCTGGACGCCGCTGCCGGTGTTCCAGACCGTCGCCGAGGTCGGCAAGGTGGCCACCCTGGAGATCGAGAAGACCCTGAACATGGGCGTCGGCATGGTCGCGGTCGTCCCGCCGCACTCGGTGGACGTCGTGCTGTCGATCCTGGAGGACCGCGGCGTCGAGTCCTGGCTGCTCGGCGACATCGTCGAGCGCTCCGGTGAGCACGAGGGCGGCGCGGCGCTCTACAACGCCTACGAGGCCTTCACCGCGGGCTGA
- a CDS encoding diacylglycerol kinase: MSSLSTPATGGPEPLLLLLDPAARQTDGESVRIARDVLCGGTDAKVAYPESPSELDRVLSHRGRRRPVVIGSDLAMQRVLQALYRQRELGADPVGMVPVGRSDELVAARALGVPGEPVPAARAVLGGVPRKLDLLVDDGGGVALGTVRISGSGARRIAGRTGGWRSLWAKLAAAEQGTSLTVEAGRGEHSALLRVEADGRLLADLDQPVRVVEVTLPGGEAIGGVMEIVVRTPGALVRARAATLAVTGRGFGYEADGQPVGPVRDRTWTVHPGAWGLLLPST, translated from the coding sequence GTGTCGTCCCTGTCCACGCCCGCAACCGGCGGCCCCGAACCGCTCCTCCTGCTCCTCGACCCGGCGGCCCGGCAGACCGACGGCGAGTCGGTGCGGATCGCGAGGGACGTCCTGTGCGGAGGGACGGACGCCAAGGTGGCCTACCCGGAGAGCCCTTCCGAACTCGACCGGGTGCTTTCGCACCGGGGCCGCCGCCGACCGGTGGTGATCGGCTCCGACCTGGCGATGCAACGGGTGCTCCAAGCCCTCTACCGCCAGCGTGAGCTGGGTGCGGACCCGGTCGGCATGGTCCCGGTGGGCCGGTCCGACGAGCTGGTGGCGGCCCGCGCGCTCGGTGTGCCGGGCGAGCCGGTGCCGGCCGCGCGGGCGGTGCTCGGCGGCGTGCCGCGCAAGCTGGACCTGCTGGTGGACGACGGTGGCGGAGTGGCGCTCGGCACGGTGCGGATCTCCGGCAGCGGAGCGCGCCGGATAGCGGGCCGTACGGGTGGCTGGCGTTCGCTATGGGCGAAACTGGCTGCGGCCGAGCAGGGGACCTCACTCACGGTCGAGGCCGGCCGGGGCGAGCACAGCGCGCTGCTCCGGGTCGAGGCGGACGGCCGGCTGCTGGCCGACCTCGACCAGCCGGTCCGGGTGGTCGAGGTGACCCTGCCGGGCGGGGAGGCGATCGGCGGCGTGATGGAGATCGTGGTCCGCACGCCCGGCGCACTGGTGCGCGCCCGGGCGGCGACCCTCGCGGTGACGGGGCGCGGGTTCGGCTACGAGGCGGACGGCCAGCCGGTGGGCCCGGTCCGGGACCGGACCTGGACGGTGCACCCGGGCGCCTGGGGGCTCCTGCTCCCGAGCACCTGA
- the hrpA gene encoding ATP-dependent RNA helicase HrpA: MPAVSSPAVQSADASTEGGGPGIGELAARLPELTLRDQVRIGRRLEGARRVRKPEARQKVAAEIARDVERAELLVAQRRAAVPEITYPAELPVSQKKDEILAAIRDHQVVIVAGETGSGKTTQIPKICLELGRGVRGLVGHTQPRRIAARTVAERVAEEMRTPLGEAVGWKVRFTDQVGPDTLVKLMTDGILLAEIQTDRELRQYDTLIIDEAHERSLNIDFILGYIKQLLPRRPDLKVVITSATIDPERFAHHFGDAPIVEVSGRTYPVEVRYRPIVEDADDADGDHGPSDADRDRDQIQAICEAAEELQAEGPGDILVFLSGEREIRDTADALNKLKLKFTEVLPLYARLSSAEQHKVFQRSSSRRIVLATNVAETSLTVPGIKYVIDPGTARISRYSHRTKVQRLPIEAISQASANQRKGRCGRTSDGICIRLYSEEDFLSRPEFTDAEILRTNLASVILQMTAAGLGDIAAFPFLDPPDSRNIKDGVNLLHELGALDPDEKDVRKRLTPLGRQLAQLPVDPRMARMVLEADKNGCVRDVMVIAAALSIQDPRERPTEKRQAADDRHRRFQSETSDFLSYLAMWRYVREQQKELSSSAFRRMCKAEFLNYLRIREWQDIYSQLRTVAKQLGVTIEEPHPDAEPDADRIHQSLLAGLLSHLGLYDVEKREYGGARGARFAVFPGSGLFKKPPRWVMSAELVETSRLWARINAKIEPEWVEPLAGHLIKRSYSEPHWEKKAGAVLAYEKVTLYGMPIVAQRKVNYGRIDAELCRELFIRNALVEGDWETHHRFFAENRKLLSEVEELENRARRRDIMVDDQTLFDFYDSRLPEDIVSTRHFDSWWKKTRHDQPDLLSFEKSMLINDSADGVTEADYPDYWQQGKLRFKLTYQFEPGSDADGVTVHIPLPVLNQVTAEGFDWQIPGLREELVTAYIRALPKAIRRNFVPAPDYAKAALRQVRDRQEPLLPTLEHVLKRMTAITVPPEAWDDERVPDHLKVTFRVVDGRKKLAESKDLEDLRLQLKPKLKETLSSAASGQGIEQSGLTAWPASLPVLQRTFEQRSRGHSLRAYPALVDERDTVGIKLFDTPQAQAQAMWEGTRRLLMLTTNSPAKSIQGRLGNQAKLALSYNPHGSIPALFEDVVACATDRLMTSAGGPAWDEAAFGKLHEKVRTDLYELSADTTLKTATALIAYHRASTRLKAVSSPVLLTAVNDIRLHLASLVHPGFVTEAGWQRLPDLKRYLLAVDRRLEALPNHPQRDAQQLLKVQQVQQEYGELLAAVPAGQQPSPAVLAIRWMIEELRVSFFAQSLGTPTPVSEKRISKAMEAARATL; this comes from the coding sequence ATGCCCGCAGTGAGTTCTCCCGCAGTCCAGTCCGCCGACGCGTCCACGGAGGGCGGCGGCCCCGGTATCGGCGAGCTGGCCGCCCGTCTGCCCGAACTGACCCTGCGCGACCAGGTCCGGATCGGGCGGCGGCTGGAGGGCGCCCGGCGGGTCCGCAAGCCCGAGGCCCGGCAGAAGGTCGCCGCCGAGATCGCCCGCGACGTCGAGCGCGCCGAGCTGCTGGTCGCGCAGCGCCGGGCCGCCGTCCCCGAGATCACCTATCCCGCCGAGCTGCCGGTCAGCCAGAAGAAGGACGAGATCCTCGCCGCCATCCGCGACCACCAGGTGGTGATCGTGGCGGGTGAGACCGGCTCCGGCAAGACCACCCAGATCCCGAAGATCTGTCTGGAGCTGGGCCGCGGGGTCCGCGGCCTGGTCGGGCACACCCAGCCCCGCCGGATCGCCGCCCGGACGGTGGCCGAGCGCGTCGCGGAGGAGATGCGCACGCCCCTCGGCGAGGCGGTCGGCTGGAAGGTCCGGTTCACCGACCAGGTCGGCCCGGACACCCTGGTCAAGCTGATGACCGACGGCATCCTGCTCGCCGAGATCCAGACCGACCGTGAGCTGCGCCAGTACGACACCCTGATCATCGACGAGGCGCACGAGCGCAGCCTCAACATCGACTTCATCCTCGGCTACATCAAGCAGCTGCTGCCCCGCCGGCCCGACCTCAAGGTCGTCATCACCTCGGCGACCATCGACCCCGAGCGCTTCGCCCACCACTTCGGCGACGCCCCGATCGTCGAGGTCTCCGGCCGCACCTACCCGGTCGAGGTCCGCTACCGGCCGATCGTCGAGGACGCCGACGACGCGGACGGCGACCACGGCCCCAGCGACGCCGACCGGGACCGCGACCAGATCCAGGCGATCTGCGAGGCCGCCGAGGAGCTCCAGGCCGAGGGCCCCGGCGACATCCTGGTCTTCCTCTCCGGCGAGCGCGAGATCCGCGACACCGCCGACGCCCTCAACAAGCTGAAGCTGAAGTTCACCGAGGTCCTCCCGCTCTACGCGCGGCTGAGTTCGGCGGAGCAGCACAAGGTCTTCCAGCGCTCCAGCTCCCGCCGGATCGTCCTGGCGACCAACGTCGCCGAGACCAGCCTCACCGTCCCGGGCATCAAGTACGTGATCGACCCGGGCACCGCGCGCATCTCCCGCTACAGCCACCGCACCAAGGTGCAGCGGCTGCCGATCGAGGCGATCAGCCAGGCCAGCGCCAACCAGCGCAAGGGCCGCTGCGGCCGTACCTCGGACGGCATCTGCATCCGGCTGTACTCGGAGGAGGACTTCCTCTCCCGCCCCGAGTTCACCGACGCCGAGATCCTGCGCACCAACCTGGCCTCGGTCATCCTCCAGATGACCGCCGCCGGTCTCGGCGACATCGCCGCCTTCCCGTTCCTGGACCCGCCGGACTCCCGCAACATCAAGGACGGCGTCAACCTCCTCCACGAACTCGGCGCCCTCGACCCCGACGAGAAGGACGTCCGCAAGCGCCTCACCCCGCTCGGCCGCCAGCTGGCGCAGCTCCCGGTGGACCCGCGGATGGCCCGGATGGTCCTGGAGGCCGACAAGAACGGCTGTGTCCGCGACGTCATGGTGATCGCCGCCGCGCTCTCCATCCAGGACCCGCGCGAACGCCCCACCGAGAAGCGCCAGGCCGCCGACGACCGGCACCGCCGCTTCCAGTCCGAGACCTCCGACTTCCTCTCCTACCTCGCCATGTGGCGCTACGTACGGGAGCAGCAGAAGGAGCTCTCCTCCTCGGCCTTCCGCCGGATGTGCAAGGCCGAGTTCCTCAACTACCTGCGGATACGGGAGTGGCAGGACATCTACTCGCAGCTCCGCACGGTCGCCAAACAGCTCGGCGTCACCATCGAGGAGCCCCATCCCGACGCCGAACCGGACGCCGACCGGATCCACCAGTCGCTGCTGGCCGGCCTGCTCTCGCACCTCGGCCTCTACGACGTCGAGAAGCGCGAGTACGGCGGCGCCCGCGGCGCCCGGTTCGCGGTCTTCCCCGGCTCCGGCCTGTTCAAGAAGCCGCCGCGCTGGGTGATGTCCGCCGAGCTGGTCGAGACGTCCCGGCTCTGGGCGCGGATCAACGCGAAGATCGAGCCCGAGTGGGTGGAGCCGCTGGCCGGCCACCTGATCAAGCGCAGCTACAGCGAGCCGCACTGGGAGAAGAAGGCCGGCGCGGTGCTGGCCTACGAGAAGGTGACCCTCTACGGGATGCCGATCGTCGCCCAGCGCAAGGTCAACTACGGCCGGATCGACGCGGAGCTCTGCCGCGAGCTGTTCATCCGCAACGCGCTGGTCGAGGGCGACTGGGAGACCCACCACCGCTTCTTCGCCGAGAACCGCAAGCTGCTCAGCGAGGTCGAGGAGCTGGAGAACCGGGCCCGCCGCCGGGACATCATGGTCGACGACCAGACCCTGTTCGACTTCTACGACAGCCGGCTGCCCGAGGACATCGTCTCCACCCGGCACTTCGACTCCTGGTGGAAGAAGACCCGGCACGACCAGCCGGACCTGCTCAGCTTCGAGAAGTCGATGCTGATCAACGACTCGGCGGACGGCGTCACGGAGGCGGACTACCCGGACTACTGGCAGCAGGGCAAGCTCCGCTTCAAGCTGACCTACCAGTTCGAGCCCGGCAGCGACGCGGACGGCGTGACCGTCCACATCCCGCTCCCGGTGCTCAACCAGGTCACCGCCGAGGGCTTCGACTGGCAGATCCCCGGCCTGCGCGAGGAGCTGGTCACCGCCTACATCCGGGCGCTGCCGAAGGCGATCCGCCGCAACTTCGTCCCGGCCCCGGACTACGCCAAGGCGGCCCTGCGCCAGGTGAGGGACCGCCAGGAGCCCCTGCTGCCCACTCTGGAGCACGTCCTGAAGCGGATGACGGCGATCACCGTCCCGCCGGAGGCCTGGGACGACGAGCGGGTCCCGGACCACCTCAAGGTCACCTTCCGGGTGGTCGACGGCCGCAAGAAGCTCGCCGAGTCCAAGGACCTGGAGGACCTCCGGCTGCAGCTGAAGCCCAAGCTCAAGGAGACCCTCTCCTCGGCCGCCTCGGGCCAGGGCATCGAGCAGTCCGGGCTGACCGCCTGGCCGGCCTCGCTGCCGGTGCTCCAGCGCACCTTCGAGCAGCGCTCGCGCGGCCATTCGCTGCGCGCCTACCCGGCCCTGGTGGACGAGCGGGACACGGTCGGGATCAAGCTCTTCGACACCCCGCAGGCGCAGGCCCAGGCGATGTGGGAGGGCACCCGGCGGCTGCTGATGCTGACCACCAACTCGCCCGCCAAGTCGATCCAGGGGCGGCTGGGCAACCAGGCGAAGCTCGCCCTGTCGTACAACCCGCACGGGTCGATCCCGGCCCTGTTCGAGGACGTGGTGGCCTGCGCCACCGACCGGCTGATGACCTCGGCCGGCGGACCGGCCTGGGACGAGGCCGCCTTCGGCAAGCTGCACGAGAAGGTCCGCACCGACCTCTACGAACTGTCGGCCGACACCACGCTGAAGACGGCCACCGCGCTGATCGCCTACCACCGGGCCTCGACCCGGCTGAAGGCGGTGAGCAGCCCGGTGCTGCTGACGGCGGTCAACGACATCCGGCTGCACCTGGCCTCGCTGGTGCACCCGGGGTTCGTCACCGAGGCCGGCTGGCAGCGGCTGCCGGACCTCAAGCGCTACCTGCTGGCGGTGGACCGCCGGCTGGAGGCGCTGCCCAACCACCCGCAGCGGGACGCCCAGCAGCTGCTGAAGGTGCAGCAGGTGCAGCAGGAGTACGGGGAGCTGCTGGCGGCCGTGCCGGCCGGGCAGCAGCCGTCCCCGGCGGTGCTGGCGATCCGCTGGATGATCGAGGAGTTGCGGGTCAGCTTCTTCGCCCAGTCACTGGGTACGCCGACCCCGGTCTCGGAGAAGCGGATCTCCAAGGCGATGGAGGCGGCCAGGGCCACGCTCTGA
- a CDS encoding adenylosuccinate synthase, with translation MPALVLVGAQWGDEGKGKATDLLGGSVDYVVRYQGGNNAGHTVVIGDQKYALHLLPSGILSPNVTPVIGNGVVIDPGVLLSELSGLNERGIDTSKLLISGNAHLITPYHRTLDKVTERFLGKRRIGTTGRGIGPTYADKINRVGIRVQDLFDESILQQKIEAALHDKNQLLVKLYNRRAIPAELVLEEYLGYADKIKPFLADTTLVLDEALKADKVVLLEGGQGTLLDVDHGTYPFVTSSNPTAGGACTGAGIGPTKIDRVIGILKAYTTRVGSGPFPTELLDADGEALRRIGGERGVTTGRDRRCGWFDAVIARYATRVNGLTDFFLTKLDVLTGWEQIPVCVAYEIDGKRVEELPYNQSDFHHAKPIYETLPGWTEDLSKAQTFADLPKNAQAYVKALEEMSGAPISAIGVGPGRYETIQINSFV, from the coding sequence GTGCCGGCACTCGTGCTCGTTGGCGCTCAGTGGGGGGACGAGGGCAAGGGGAAGGCGACCGACCTCCTCGGCGGCTCCGTCGACTACGTCGTTCGCTACCAGGGCGGCAACAACGCCGGTCACACGGTGGTCATCGGCGACCAGAAGTATGCCCTGCACCTGCTGCCTTCCGGCATCCTCAGCCCGAATGTGACGCCGGTGATCGGCAACGGCGTCGTCATCGACCCGGGCGTGCTGCTCTCCGAGCTCAGCGGGCTGAACGAGCGCGGCATCGACACCTCCAAGCTGCTGATCTCGGGCAACGCCCACCTGATCACGCCGTACCACCGCACCCTGGACAAGGTCACCGAGCGCTTCCTCGGCAAGCGCCGGATCGGCACCACCGGCCGCGGCATCGGCCCGACCTACGCGGACAAGATCAACCGCGTCGGCATCCGGGTCCAGGACCTCTTCGACGAGTCGATCCTGCAGCAGAAGATCGAAGCCGCGCTGCACGACAAGAACCAGCTGCTGGTGAAGCTCTACAACCGCCGCGCCATCCCGGCCGAGCTGGTCCTGGAGGAGTACCTCGGCTACGCGGACAAGATCAAGCCGTTCCTGGCCGACACCACCCTGGTGCTCGACGAGGCGCTGAAGGCCGACAAGGTCGTCCTGCTGGAGGGCGGCCAGGGCACCCTGCTCGACGTCGACCACGGCACGTACCCCTTCGTGACCTCGTCGAACCCGACCGCCGGCGGTGCCTGCACCGGCGCCGGCATCGGCCCGACCAAGATCGACCGGGTCATCGGCATCCTGAAGGCGTACACCACCCGCGTCGGCTCGGGCCCGTTCCCGACCGAGCTGCTGGACGCCGACGGCGAGGCGCTGCGCCGGATCGGCGGCGAGCGCGGTGTGACCACCGGCCGCGACCGGCGCTGCGGCTGGTTCGACGCCGTGATCGCGCGCTACGCGACCCGCGTCAACGGCCTGACCGACTTCTTCCTCACCAAGCTGGACGTGCTGACCGGCTGGGAGCAGATCCCGGTCTGCGTCGCGTACGAGATCGACGGCAAGCGCGTCGAGGAGCTCCCGTACAACCAGTCCGACTTCCACCACGCCAAGCCGATCTACGAGACGCTGCCGGGCTGGACCGAGGACCTCAGCAAGGCCCAGACCTTCGCCGACCTGCCGAAGAACGCGCAGGCCTACGTGAAGGCGCTGGAGGAGATGTCGGGCGCCCCGATCTCCGCCATCGGCGTCGGCCCGGGCCGGTACGAGACGATCCAGATCAACTCGTTCGTCTGA
- a CDS encoding DUF3073 domain-containing protein, which yields MGRGRAKAKQTKVARELKYNSGGFDANRLSNELGVSPSTASIEPEPIEEEEDDDPYAEYAARYADDDEDDDSTSGTGPSQARRRA from the coding sequence ATGGGGCGCGGCCGGGCCAAGGCCAAGCAGACGAAGGTCGCCCGCGAGCTGAAGTACAACAGCGGCGGGTTCGACGCCAATCGTCTGTCCAACGAGCTGGGCGTATCGCCCTCTACCGCCTCGATCGAGCCTGAGCCGATCGAGGAAGAAGAGGACGACGACCCCTACGCGGAATACGCGGCTCGGTACGCCGACGACGACGAGGACGATGACAGCACGTCGGGGACCGGGCCTTCGCAGGCCCGCCGCCGCGCGTAG
- the purF gene encoding amidophosphoribosyltransferase, with product MPRGDGRLNHDLLPGEKGPQDACGVFGVWAPGEEVAKLTFFGLYALQHRGQESAGIAVSNGSQILVFKDMGLVSQVFDEASLGSLHGHIAVGHARYSTTGSSVWENAQPTFRATVHGSLALGHNGNLVNTAELAAMVAELPGEEHVSRSGRSAATNDTDLVTALLAGHPDLSIEETAKLVLPKVKGAFSLVFMDEHTLYAARDPQGIRPLVLGRLERGWVVASETAALDICGASFIREVEPGELIAIDENGMRTSRFAEAKPKGCVFEYVYLARPDTSIAGRNVHLSRVEMGRRLAAEAPVEADLVIATPESGTPAAIGYAEASGIPYGSGLVKNAYVGRTFIQPSQTIRQLGIRLKLNPLREVIQGKRLVVVDDSIVRGNTQRALVKMLREAGAAEVHIRISSPPVKWPCFFGIDFATRAELIANGMTIEEIGRTLGADSLSYISIDGMIEATKQPKDRLCRACFDGEYPMELPDPALLGKLLLEAEIKGGQQPPAVRGKPTSGSDLDGVQSLLGGAGAADALRRP from the coding sequence GTGCCACGTGGTGACGGAAGACTCAACCACGATCTTCTTCCCGGCGAGAAAGGCCCCCAGGACGCTTGCGGCGTCTTCGGTGTCTGGGCTCCCGGCGAGGAGGTCGCCAAGCTCACGTTCTTCGGCCTTTACGCCCTGCAGCACCGCGGTCAGGAATCCGCGGGCATCGCAGTGAGCAACGGCTCCCAGATTCTCGTCTTCAAGGACATGGGACTCGTCTCCCAGGTCTTCGACGAGGCCTCCCTGGGGTCGTTGCACGGGCATATCGCCGTCGGACACGCCCGCTACTCGACCACCGGTTCCTCGGTCTGGGAGAACGCCCAGCCGACCTTCCGCGCGACCGTTCACGGTTCGCTGGCCCTCGGGCACAACGGAAACCTGGTGAACACCGCCGAACTGGCGGCCATGGTCGCCGAACTGCCCGGTGAGGAGCACGTCTCCCGCTCGGGCCGGTCCGCCGCGACCAACGACACCGACCTGGTGACCGCCCTCCTCGCGGGCCACCCGGACCTCTCCATCGAGGAGACGGCCAAGCTCGTCCTGCCCAAGGTCAAGGGCGCGTTCTCGCTCGTCTTCATGGACGAGCACACGCTCTACGCCGCCCGCGACCCGCAGGGCATCCGCCCGCTGGTGCTCGGCCGGCTGGAGCGCGGCTGGGTGGTCGCCTCCGAGACGGCGGCGCTGGACATCTGCGGCGCCTCCTTCATCCGCGAGGTCGAGCCCGGCGAACTCATCGCCATCGACGAGAACGGCATGCGGACCTCCCGCTTCGCCGAGGCCAAGCCCAAGGGCTGCGTCTTCGAGTACGTCTACCTGGCCCGCCCCGACACCTCCATCGCCGGCCGCAACGTGCACCTCTCCCGCGTGGAGATGGGTCGCAGGCTGGCCGCCGAGGCGCCCGTCGAGGCCGACCTGGTGATAGCGACCCCGGAGTCCGGCACCCCGGCCGCCATCGGTTACGCCGAGGCCAGCGGGATCCCGTACGGCTCGGGCCTGGTGAAGAACGCCTACGTGGGCCGCACCTTCATCCAGCCCAGCCAGACCATCCGCCAGCTCGGCATCCGGCTGAAGCTCAACCCGCTGCGCGAGGTCATCCAGGGCAAGCGCCTGGTGGTCGTGGACGACTCGATCGTCCGCGGCAACACCCAGCGCGCGCTGGTGAAGATGCTTCGCGAGGCCGGCGCGGCCGAGGTCCACATCCGGATCTCCTCGCCGCCGGTCAAGTGGCCCTGCTTCTTCGGCATCGACTTCGCCACCCGCGCGGAGCTGATCGCCAACGGCATGACCATCGAGGAGATCGGCCGCACGCTCGGTGCGGACTCGCTCTCCTACATCTCGATCGACGGCATGATCGAGGCCACCAAGCAGCCGAAGGACCGGCTCTGCCGGGCCTGCTTCGACGGCGAGTACCCGATGGAGCTGCCCGACCCGGCGCTGCTCGGGAAGCTCCTGCTGGAGGCCGAGATCAAGGGCGGCCAGCAGCCGCCCGCGGTCCGCGGCAAGCCGACCAGCGGCAGCGACCTGGACGGCGTCCAGTCCCTGCTCGGCGGAGCGGGCGCGGCCGACGCCCTGCGCCGCCCGTAA
- a CDS encoding Glu/Leu/Phe/Val dehydrogenase dimerization domain-containing protein, protein MTDVQTASAAYPAPGVLSRIFRTEQDGAAPGDGHEQVVLCHDRSSGLKAIIAIHSTALGPALGGTRFFPYASEEAALEDALNLSRGMSYKNALAGLDLGGGKAVIIGDPNKDKNEAMLRAYGRFVESLRGRYITACDVGTYVQDMDVIARETGFVTGRSPENGGAGDSSILTAFGVFQGMRASAQARWGQPTLRGKRVGVAGVGKVGHYLVGHLVADGATVVITDVSEAAVNRVRAAHPEVEVVADSAALLQSKLDVYAPCALGGALTDDTVGTLGEFGTSVVCGAANNQLAHPGVEKDLADRGILYAPDYLVNSGGVIQVADEIEGFNFDRAKNKATRIFDTTLEIFTRAASDGVPPAVAADRLAEKRMREISALRSVLLPGARRG, encoded by the coding sequence GTGACCGACGTACAGACCGCATCCGCCGCGTACCCCGCACCCGGAGTGCTCAGCAGGATCTTCCGTACCGAACAGGACGGCGCCGCTCCCGGCGACGGCCACGAGCAGGTCGTCCTCTGCCACGACCGCAGCTCCGGCCTCAAGGCCATCATCGCCATCCACTCCACCGCCCTGGGCCCGGCCCTCGGCGGCACCCGCTTCTTCCCGTACGCCTCGGAGGAAGCGGCCCTGGAGGACGCGCTGAACCTCTCGCGCGGCATGTCGTACAAGAACGCGCTGGCCGGGCTCGACCTCGGCGGCGGCAAGGCCGTCATCATCGGCGACCCGAACAAGGACAAGAACGAGGCGATGCTGCGGGCCTACGGCCGCTTCGTCGAGTCCCTGCGCGGGCGCTACATCACCGCCTGCGACGTCGGCACCTACGTGCAGGACATGGACGTCATCGCCCGCGAGACCGGGTTCGTCACCGGCCGCTCGCCCGAGAACGGCGGCGCCGGCGACTCCTCCATCCTGACCGCCTTCGGCGTCTTCCAGGGCATGCGCGCCAGCGCCCAGGCCCGCTGGGGCCAGCCCACCCTGCGCGGCAAGCGGGTCGGTGTGGCCGGCGTCGGCAAGGTCGGCCACTACCTGGTCGGCCACCTGGTCGCGGACGGCGCCACCGTCGTCATCACCGACGTCTCCGAGGCCGCCGTGAACCGCGTGCGCGCCGCTCACCCGGAGGTCGAGGTGGTGGCCGACAGCGCCGCCCTGCTCCAGAGCAAGCTGGACGTCTACGCCCCCTGCGCCCTCGGCGGCGCCCTCACCGACGACACCGTGGGCACCCTCGGCGAGTTCGGCACCTCCGTCGTGTGCGGCGCGGCCAACAACCAGCTCGCCCACCCCGGCGTCGAGAAGGACCTGGCCGACCGCGGCATCCTCTACGCCCCGGACTACCTGGTGAACTCCGGTGGCGTGATCCAGGTCGCCGACGAGATCGAGGGCTTCAACTTCGACCGGGCCAAGAACAAGGCCACCCGGATCTTCGACACCACCCTGGAGATCTTCACCCGGGCCGCCTCCGACGGCGTGCCGCCGGCCGTCGCCGCCGACCGGCTCGCCGAGAAGCGGATGCGCGAGATCAGCGCGCTCCGCTCGGTGCTGCTGCCGGGTGCCCGCCGGGGCTGA